The sequence GAGCGTCGCCCACGGCTCGTCCGGTCACGCGCGCGTGGACGGCGACACGGCGCTCGAGGCGCTGCCGGGCACGGAGGGCACCGCGCGCTGGCTGCGGGCCACCCTGGGCGCGGCGACCGGCCTGCCGCTGCCGGAAGGCCCCGGCCGCCCGCACCGGATCGTGCTGGGCATCGATCCCGGCCTGCCACCCGAGGACTACCGGCTCATCACCGACGCGTGGCCGATCCGTATCGAGGGCGGCAGCCCGGCCGGTGTCTTCTGGGGTGCCCAGACCTTCCGTCAGCTGCTCGGCGCCGACGCCTTCCGCCGGGCGCCGCTCAGGCCGGGCCGGGCGTGGGAGGTGCCGGCCGTCACCGTCGAGGACGGTCCGCGTTTCCGCTGGCGCGGTCTTCTCCTCGATGTCGCCCGGCACTTCATGCCCAAGGAAGGCGTCCTGCGCTACCTCGACCTCATGGCCGCGCACAAACTCAACGTCTTCCACTTCCACCTGACCGACGACCAGGGCTGGCGCATCGAGATCAAGCGCTATCCGAAGCTGACCGAGACGGCCTCCTGGCGGGCGCGGACGAAATTCGGCCACCGGGCCTCCCCGCTGTGGGAGGAGAAGCCGCACGGCGGTTACTACACCCAGGACGACATCCGGGAGATCGTCGCCTACGCCGCCGAGCGGCATATCGCCGTCGTCCCGGAAATCGACGTACCGGGCCACTCCCAGGCCGCCATCGCCGCGTACCCGGAACTCGGCAACACCGACGTCATCGACACCACCGCCCTGGGGGTCTGGGACAACTGGGGGATCTCCTCCAACGTACTCGCCCCCACCGACACCACCCTGCGCTTCTACGAGGGGGTGTTCGAGGAAGTCCTGGAGCTTTTCCCGGCGGACGCGACCGGATCCACCGGGTTCTCCTCCTTCGTGCACGTCGGCGGCGACGAATGCCGCAAGGAGCAGTGGACCGAGTCGGTCACCGCCAAGACCCGGATCGCCGATCTCGGGCTCGCCGACGAGGACGCGCTGCAGTCGTGGTTCATCGGGCACTTCGACGCATGGCTCGCCGCGCGCGGGCGCCGGCTGATCGGCTGGGACGAGATCCTGGAGGGCGGGCTCGCCGAGGGCGCGGCGGTGTCCTCCTGGCGCGGCTACGGCGGCGGGATCGCGGCCGCGCGGGCCGGCCACGACGTCGTCATGTGCCCGGAGCAGTACGTGTACCTGGACCACCGTCAGGCCCCGGGCGAGGACGAGCCGGTGCCCATCGGCTTCGTGCGCACCCTGGAGGACGTCTACCGCTTCGAGCCGGTCCCGGACGGGCTCACCGAGGCCGAGGCCCGGCATGTGCTGGGCACCCAGGCCAACGTCTGGACCGAGGTGTTGGAGGACACCGCGCGCGTGGACTACCAGACCTTCCCCCGGCTCGCGGCCTTCGCCGAGGTGGCCTGGAGCAGGCTGCCCGCCCCCGCGGAACGGGACTTCGCCGGTTTCGAACGCCGTATGGCCGCCCATTACGCGCGACTTGACGCCCTGGGGGTCGCCTATCGGCCACCCGCCGGGCCGCGGCCGTGGCAGAAACGCCCCGGTGTCCCCGGCCGTCCGGTCGAGGGGCCGCCGCCGAACAAGTGACCGTCCCGAACACGCGGTGAAAAACGCGCCAAGAGTCACCGAAGAGTGTCAATCGGTGCGCACTGGTGATGCCATGCCAAATCAGACCATGTCCCCTATGAGGTGGGCGAATGCCTCCTAGTGCCTGCTAGCGGACCCCCGCGTTCGGCCCTTGCGAAGATGTGCCAGAGTTGCCACGTCCGCCCTGTGAGCACGTACCGTACGGCCACACAGGTGGGACCAGGTGGGGCAGCGGGAAGGGGCAGCCGGTTTGACCACGCACGCACCGCAGGCGGCGCAGGCCGTCACGCTGCCCACGACGCTGGACGAGGCGGTGGCGGCCCTCGGCGCCATGCCCACCGCCGTGCCCGTCGCGGGCGGCACCGACCTGATGGCCGCCGTCAACTCCGGCCAGCTCAGGCCCGCCGCCCTGGTGGGCCTCGGGCGGATCAGCGAGATCCGCGGCTGGCAGTACCAGGACGGCCACGCGCTGCTCGGCGCGGGCCTCACGCACGCGCGCATGGGCCGCCCCGACTTCGCGGCCCTGATCCCGGCGCTGGCCGCCGCCGCGCGCGCCGCGGGCCCGCCGCACATCCGCAACGCCGGCACCCTCGGCGGCAACATCGCCTCGGCCGCGCCGACGGGTGACGCGCTGCCGGTCCTTGCCGCCCTGGAGGCGACGCTGATCATCGCGGGCCCGGGCGGGGCCCGCCGGGAGATCCCGGTGTCGCACCTGCTGGCCGGCATGGAGATGCTGCGCGGCGGCGAACTCATCGGCTACGTGCGCGTGCCGCTGCTGCATGCCCCGCAGGTCTTCCTGAAGGCCACCGGGCGCACCGGCCCGGGCCGCGCGCTGGCCTCCGTGGCCCTCGTCCTCGACCCCGCCCGGCGCGGGGTGCGGTGCGCCGTCGGTGCCATAGCGCCGATGCCGCTCCGGCCGCTGGAGGCCGAGGAGTGGGTCGCGCAGCTGATCGACTGGGACAACGACCGCGCGCTGGTGCCGGAGGCCCTGAACGCCTTCGGCGAGTACGTCGCCGCGGCCTGCATCCCGGACCAGGCGCCGGAGTCCGACGGCTCGGTGCCCGCGCTTCCGCCCGCCGTACTGCACCTGCGGCGCACCGTCGCCGCGCTGGCCCGACGAGCACTGGGGAGGGCGCTGTCGTGACCGACGACCAGCACGGAGAGGGCACGCCCCAGGGCGGCGGCCGCTGGGACCCGCTGCCCCAGGGCGACTACGACGACGGCGCCACCG comes from Streptomyces sp. FXJ1.172 and encodes:
- a CDS encoding beta-N-acetylhexosaminidase produces the protein MVDVIPAPASVAHGSSGHARVDGDTALEALPGTEGTARWLRATLGAATGLPLPEGPGRPHRIVLGIDPGLPPEDYRLITDAWPIRIEGGSPAGVFWGAQTFRQLLGADAFRRAPLRPGRAWEVPAVTVEDGPRFRWRGLLLDVARHFMPKEGVLRYLDLMAAHKLNVFHFHLTDDQGWRIEIKRYPKLTETASWRARTKFGHRASPLWEEKPHGGYYTQDDIREIVAYAAERHIAVVPEIDVPGHSQAAIAAYPELGNTDVIDTTALGVWDNWGISSNVLAPTDTTLRFYEGVFEEVLELFPADATGSTGFSSFVHVGGDECRKEQWTESVTAKTRIADLGLADEDALQSWFIGHFDAWLAARGRRLIGWDEILEGGLAEGAAVSSWRGYGGGIAAARAGHDVVMCPEQYVYLDHRQAPGEDEPVPIGFVRTLEDVYRFEPVPDGLTEAEARHVLGTQANVWTEVLEDTARVDYQTFPRLAAFAEVAWSRLPAPAERDFAGFERRMAAHYARLDALGVAYRPPAGPRPWQKRPGVPGRPVEGPPPNK
- a CDS encoding FAD binding domain-containing protein — translated: MTTHAPQAAQAVTLPTTLDEAVAALGAMPTAVPVAGGTDLMAAVNSGQLRPAALVGLGRISEIRGWQYQDGHALLGAGLTHARMGRPDFAALIPALAAAARAAGPPHIRNAGTLGGNIASAAPTGDALPVLAALEATLIIAGPGGARREIPVSHLLAGMEMLRGGELIGYVRVPLLHAPQVFLKATGRTGPGRALASVALVLDPARRGVRCAVGAIAPMPLRPLEAEEWVAQLIDWDNDRALVPEALNAFGEYVAAACIPDQAPESDGSVPALPPAVLHLRRTVAALARRALGRALS